From the genome of Streptomyces sp. NBC_01304:
CCTCGTGGGCTGCGGCAAGTGCCGTCGCGAAGGCCAGACAGCCGCCGGCCGAATCTCCAGCGAACACCACTTGGTCGGCGCCGAACCCGCGGTCCAGAAGCATCCGGTAGGCCTCCAGGCAGTCCTCCACCGACGTGCCGAGGCCGACCGCGGGCAGCTTGCGGTAGGCGACGGAGAGGACCGGCCCGTCGACGGCCACGGAGACACGGGCGACCAACTGACGGTATGTACGCAGCCCTCCGCAGAAGAAGCAGCCACCGTGAAAGTAGAGGATCACTCGGCCGGAGGCGTAAACGCGCGGACCCCGCACCAGCTCTGCTGCGAAGCGAGCGAAGGGGACCGATTGCGTCCGGGTACCCCGCGGGGGCCGCAGAGCGAGTCCGGCATAGTCGGACAGATGCGCGAAGCGCAGCATGCGTGGAGTGAGCCGGGTGCGGTTGAGCACCGGCCGTGCCGTGCGCCGCAACATTGGGCCGAGCATCCGGGCACCCCGGCCGGCACCTGGAATCATCTCCATATGAGGGTTCATGTGTCCTCCAATCAGGCGGGTGCCATCTCCGTGACCAGCAAGTTCAAGATGGCGGATCTTCAGTAGGCCGTAGCGCTTGGAGCGCAGGGACCACAGCAGGGATCCGAGGCGCCCTCTGGTACTGCCGTTGGTGGTGCCGGATTCCGGCGAGGCGGTAGCGGCCGAGTGTCTGGCGGATCACCTCGTGGGGCGTGCCGTCGGTGGGCAGGGCGCGGGCGCGCAGGTTGCGGTAGGTGTCGTAGCTGATCGGCTCGCGTCGGGCGATGCGCGTGCGGTGGCTGTCGGTGCGCAGGTGGGTGCGGTAGTTGGGGCTGACGGTGCCGGTGAAGAATTCGGCGACGCTGCCCGAGCCGTAGCTGAAGAACCCGATGGCGTCGCCGCCGAGCTCGGTATCGCTGTCGAGGAGGGCGAGGAGAGCGAGGTACATGGACGCGGTGTAGCTGTTGCCGATCACCTGGTTGTAGGTGGTGGTGGGTGCGACTGCCTCGTCGGTGGTGTGGAGAGGGGCCACGATGCCTGCGGTTCGCTCGAGTCGCCGGTGGGCTTTGTGTGCCATGCGCGTGAAGGGCTGGTGATAGCAGACCGTGCGGAGCTTCTCGAAGGGCAGTCCGCCGTGCGCCTGGTAGTCGTGCCAGGCGCCGTCGACGGCGTCCAGGTAGGTGTCGAGGGACAACTTGGCGTCGACGAGTGCGGTGGCGCGGTAGTTGGGACGCCAGAAGTCCATGACGTCGCGGGTGAACAACCCGGAGGGGGCGTGAAGTTCGACGAGTTCGGGAGCGGCAGTGATGAGCATGGCTGCCGCAGCGGCTCCCTGGGTGGCTTCGCCGGGGCTGTCGAGGTCGTAGCGGGCGATGTCGCTGGCCAGGACGAGCACCTGCTGGGTGGGGTCGCTGCGCACCAGGGCACATGCGAGTTGGAGGGCGGCGGTGGCGCCGTAGCAGGCTTGCTTGAGTTCGACGACGCGGATGTGTGGGGGCAGGCCGAGCAGGGAGTGGACGTATACGCCGGCGGCCTTGGACTGGTCGATGCCGGTCTCGGTGGCGAAGAGGATGGTACGGATCCTGTCGCTGCCGTGGCGTTCGATGAGCAGTGCGGCCGCGTCGGCCGCCATGGTGACGATGTCTTCGTCCTGGGCGGGGATGCTCATGGCCGTCTGTCCGATGCCGTGGTGGTACTTGGCCACGGGCGCGCCGGTGTGGCGGGCGAGTTCCTCGTGGGTGAGACAGAGGCTCGTGGTGGCGAAGGTGAGGTCGTGGATGCCGACAATCACCTCGGTGGGGTCAGTGGGCATGGGGTGCTCCGTTGAAGCGCTCGAGACGGGTGTGGGCGTGCATGAGTTCGCCGGGGTTGGTCTGGGCGGCCATCAAGGAGAGCTCGCCGCACAGGACGGTGGCCGCGGCCAGTGCTGCGAGGCGGCGGGCGTTGTCGCCGACCGGACGCTCCGCGCGGCAGCCGAGCCGGGCGAGGGCGTCTTCGACGGTGGGGAGGCCTTTCCCGCTGCCGACCGTGCCGACGATCAGGTTCGGCAGGGTGCAGGAGAAGTACAGGTCCCCGTCACGGTCTGCCGCGTAGGTGATGCCTTGAGAGCCTTCGACGATGTTGGCGGCGTCCTGCCCGGTGGCCAGGTAGAAGGCGAGCAGCATGTTGGCGTAGTGGGCGTTGGCCGAGCGGATGCCGCCGGCCAACAGGGTGCCCACCAGGTTCTTGGTGACGTTGAGGTGGGCGATCTTCGCAGCGGTGGTGCGCAGCCGGTCGGCGACGATCTGCCCGGGGATGAGGATCTCGGCGGTGACGTTCTTGCCGCGGCCGAGGATGCCATTGACGGCGGTGGCCTTCTTGTCAGTGCAGTAGTTGGCGGAGATCGACCCGTAGCCGACGTTCGGTAGGTGGGCCAGCAGGTGGGTGAGGAGGGCGTCGGCGGCGAGGGTGGCCATGTTGTGGCCGGAGGCATCGCCGGTGGCGAACTCGAAGCGTACGTACAGCAGGGGTCCGGTGATCTCGTGGCGTACCGAGAGGAGTTCGGCGAAGCGGCTGGTGGTGCGGGTGAGGGCACGCAGCTCTTCGAGGCGGCCGTCCAGGGCACATGCCGCGGCGTGTGCGGCTTGGGCGTCGGTCGCTTCGAGGAGGACGGAGCGGGTCATACGTTCGTCGACGAGGGTCGCGCGGATTCCGCCGTCGACCATACGGGAGATGCGGGCTCCGCGGGCGACCGACGGCCACAGCGGGGATTCGTAGGTGGCCAGCGGTACGCGGGTTTCGCCGGTGGCGGCATTGCCGCTGATGCGCAGCGGGCCCACCCAGCGGGTGGGAACGGGGGTGGCGCCATCCGGGGCGGTGACCGCCGCGGTGACGTGGGTGGGGCCGGTCCGGGTGGTCACTGGCTGTCCTCCTTGGGCTGCGGCAGCGGGATCTCGCGGTGGTCGCAGAACTCGCGCAGGGCGCCGCTGACCTGTATGTCGGCGAGGTCGGCGAGGTCGGCGGGGGAGTGGGCGCCGAGGATGGTCATCAGTGCGGTCAATTGCTCGAGCCAGGTGGTCAGTTCGTCGACGAGTGCGGCGAGCCCGTCGTTGACGAGAGTGGCGAGGAAGGGGCCCGAGGCGCCGACCGCACGAGCGCCGAGGGCGAGGGCGCGGGCCACGTCCAGGGGGTGGCGTACACCGCCGGAGGCCAGCAGCGGGAGCCCTTTGCCGTGGGCGTCCAGGAGGGCGGCGGGGGTGCTCAGGCCCCAGCCTTCGAGGTAGGCGTAGTCGGCGTGCGGGCGCCGGCCGTTCTCGATGCGGGCGAAGTCGGTGCCGCCGCGGCCGGCCACATCGGCGACAGCCACACCGAGACCGGCGAGCCGGGCGACGGTGCGGCCGCTCAGACCGAAACCAACTTCCTTGACGATGACCGGCACATCCAGGGCCTGCGCGATGGCCTCGATGGCGGCGGGCCAGTGCCCGAAAGACCGGTCGCCTTCCGGCATCACGATCTCCTGGACGGCATTGAGGTGGATCTGCAGGGCGTCGGCGTCCAGGAGTCCGACGGCGCGGCGGGCCTGCTCGGGCGTGGCATTGGCGTTGACGTTGGCCATCACGAAGCCGTCCGGGTGCTGCTTGCGTACCGGGGTGAAGGTGTCGGCGCACGCGGGGTCTTTGAGGAAGGGGCTCATCGAACCGGTGGCGATGGCCAGGCCTGTCTCGCGGGCGGCGATGGCCAGGTCGCGGTTGATCTCGCCGGTCTTGCGGCTGCCGCCGGTCATGGCGTTGATGTACAGCGGCACGGGCCACGTCCAGCCGGCGAACGAGGTGCGCAGGCTTACCCGGTCGCGGTCGGTGCCGGCCAGAGCGTGGTGCGTGAAGTGGACGTCATCGAAACCGCCGACCTGTTGGGCGGGGGCGTGTTGGCCGGCTGGTGATGTCTGGTGCTGGGCCACGGCCAGGCGGACGTGGTCGTCCTTGCGTGTCGCGGTCATGGGGCGGTCCTTGTGATCCGTGTGCCAGGGGTGGGCAGCGCGCTGTCGGGGTGCGGTCCGATGCGCGAGGGCGGGCTCGCGAACTGTGGCGTCGCGGTACGCAGGTTCAGCGGTGTGATGCCGGCAACGGCCCAGCGGCGGTGGAGCTCCTCGGAGCCGGCGGCGTGCGGCAGGAAGGCGATGCCGCAGTCCCCGCCGCCAGCGCCGGACGGTTTGCCTGCTCCGCCGGCGGCCTGGGCCGCGTCGCACAGTGCGGTGAGTGCGGGGGTGAATACGCCAAGCGCGGTCTGCTGGTCGAAGCTGCGCAGCAGGCAGCGAGCCGCATCGACGGCGGCTCGAACAGCAGCGGGGTCGTCGCGGTCGAGAGCGTGGGCCAATACGTCGGTCAACTGGGCGCTGCGGGCGCAGAAGCGGCGGTGGGCATCGCTGTGCCACCACGCGGTGTGCTGGAGGTGGCCGATCTTCGCCGTGGTGGAGGAGGGCCGGCCCGTCCACCCGTAATGCAGCGACACGGTGGACGGGGGCGTCAAGGTTCTCAGCGACAGGCCGGGCCAGCAGGCGCGCAGGGCCGCGATGATGCCGCCGGTGTGCATGAGTTGGTGCAGCACCTGGCGGTCGGGCGGGCTGTAGCGGATCCAGCCGCCCCAGGTGCCGGCGGCCACATCCATGCCCGAGGCGCGGACGTCGAGAGTGATCGAGGTAAGCAGCGCGAGACGGAAACGCATCTCGGCACCCAGGGACATGCCGGTAAAATCGGTGACCGCGTGGACGGCGGCGACGGTGACCGCACCGCTGGAGCCCAGGCCGATCTTGGTGCCGTTCTCGTGCAGCGTCGAGCGTACGGTCAGCCGCAGCGGTACGGGTGTAAGGCC
Proteins encoded in this window:
- a CDS encoding alpha/beta hydrolase; the encoded protein is MLNRTRLTPRMLRFAHLSDYAGLALRPPRGTRTQSVPFARFAAELVRGPRVYASGRVILYFHGGCFFCGGLRTYRQLVARVSVAVDGPVLSVAYRKLPAVGLGTSVEDCLEAYRMLLDRGFGADQVVFAGDSAGGCLAFATALAAAHEDLPVPAGIAVMSPWVDLECLYSADHPNASSDPYLPVQLLWKVARLLSADHSPFLRLLEADLAALPPTLIQVGSLEVLRSDAELMSERLARASVGVRLQIWQDQVHVFQLFADVVAEGRRAIEEIGAFVRAVTDGTRAHA
- a CDS encoding hydroxymethylglutaryl-CoA reductase gives rise to the protein MTTRTGPTHVTAAVTAPDGATPVPTRWVGPLRISGNAATGETRVPLATYESPLWPSVARGARISRMVDGGIRATLVDERMTRSVLLEATDAQAAHAAACALDGRLEELRALTRTTSRFAELLSVRHEITGPLLYVRFEFATGDASGHNMATLAADALLTHLLAHLPNVGYGSISANYCTDKKATAVNGILGRGKNVTAEILIPGQIVADRLRTTAAKIAHLNVTKNLVGTLLAGGIRSANAHYANMLLAFYLATGQDAANIVEGSQGITYAADRDGDLYFSCTLPNLIVGTVGSGKGLPTVEDALARLGCRAERPVGDNARRLAALAAATVLCGELSLMAAQTNPGELMHAHTRLERFNGAPHAH
- a CDS encoding phosphomevalonate kinase codes for the protein MNPPVTRRAPGKLLIVGEYAVLTPGRPALITAIDRYVTVTACPPLHADVELVTDLVDHPVALYRSRDGLRPHQPHDAVHTEGTLAHLISVIETTDRLRAESGLTPVPLRLTVRSTLHENGTKIGLGSSGAVTVAAVHAVTDFTGMSLGAEMRFRLALLTSITLDVRASGMDVAAGTWGGWIRYSPPDRQVLHQLMHTGGIIAALRACWPGLSLRTLTPPSTVSLHYGWTGRPSSTTAKIGHLQHTAWWHSDAHRRFCARSAQLTDVLAHALDRDDPAAVRAAVDAARCLLRSFDQQTALGVFTPALTALCDAAQAAGGAGKPSGAGGGDCGIAFLPHAAGSEELHRRWAVAGITPLNLRTATPQFASPPSRIGPHPDSALPTPGTRITRTAP
- a CDS encoding hydroxymethylglutaryl-CoA synthase, with product MPTDPTEVIVGIHDLTFATTSLCLTHEELARHTGAPVAKYHHGIGQTAMSIPAQDEDIVTMAADAAALLIERHGSDRIRTILFATETGIDQSKAAGVYVHSLLGLPPHIRVVELKQACYGATAALQLACALVRSDPTQQVLVLASDIARYDLDSPGEATQGAAAAAMLITAAPELVELHAPSGLFTRDVMDFWRPNYRATALVDAKLSLDTYLDAVDGAWHDYQAHGGLPFEKLRTVCYHQPFTRMAHKAHRRLERTAGIVAPLHTTDEAVAPTTTYNQVIGNSYTASMYLALLALLDSDTELGGDAIGFFSYGSGSVAEFFTGTVSPNYRTHLRTDSHRTRIARREPISYDTYRNLRARALPTDGTPHEVIRQTLGRYRLAGIRHHQRQYQRAPRIPAVVPALQALRPTEDPPS
- the fni gene encoding type 2 isopentenyl-diphosphate Delta-isomerase: MTATRKDDHVRLAVAQHQTSPAGQHAPAQQVGGFDDVHFTHHALAGTDRDRVSLRTSFAGWTWPVPLYINAMTGGSRKTGEINRDLAIAARETGLAIATGSMSPFLKDPACADTFTPVRKQHPDGFVMANVNANATPEQARRAVGLLDADALQIHLNAVQEIVMPEGDRSFGHWPAAIEAIAQALDVPVIVKEVGFGLSGRTVARLAGLGVAVADVAGRGGTDFARIENGRRPHADYAYLEGWGLSTPAALLDAHGKGLPLLASGGVRHPLDVARALALGARAVGASGPFLATLVNDGLAALVDELTTWLEQLTALMTILGAHSPADLADLADIQVSGALREFCDHREIPLPQPKEDSQ